The window CCGCCCTCGCCGAGGCGGCGGTCGCCGAGTTCGGCCGGGTCGACATCCTGGTCAACAACGCCGGCATCGGCACCGCGGTGCCCGCCCTGCGCGAAAAGCCCGACGAGTTCCGCCAGGTCATCGACGTGAACCTCAACGGCGCCTACTGGGCCGCGCAGGCGTGCGCCCGGGTGATGCGACCAGGCTCCAGCATCATCAACATCTCCAGCGTCCTCGGACTCGTCAAGTCCTACGCCCCGCAGGCCGCCTACGCCGCCAGCAAGGCCGGGCTGATCGGCCTGACCCGCGACCTGGCGCAGCAGTGGTCCGGCCGCAAGGGAATCCGGGTCAACGCCATCGCGCCTGGCTACTTCGCCAGCGAGATGACCGCGGACATCCCGCAGGACCAGCTGATGACGTTCATCACCAACACCAGCCCGCTGGGCCGGCTCGGCGAGCAGCACGAGCTCGACGCCGCCGTCGTGTTCCTCGCCGGCGACGGCGCCTCGTTCATCACCGGAACGACCCTGGCGGTAGACGGCGGCATGAGCGGCCACTGACCGAGCCCACGACCGCCGTGGCCCTGGTCAGCGCACGTCGGCCGGCTTGTTGACGAACCAGACGAGCTTCTCGGTGAGCTTCTCGCTCTTCCAGCCGTCCGGCGTGCGCACGAAGTCATGGAAGTAGTAGCCGCCGCAGAAGCTCGGCTCGGCCAGGCCGGGCAGCTGCATCGGGTTGTAGAACTGGGCGATCACCTTGGCGCGGTCGCCGTCGAGGTCGATCTCCACGTTGGTGACGTAGTGGATCTTCCAGGGTGTCTGGCCGAGGCCCCGCTCGAGCCAGGCCGCCATCTCGTCGCGCTTGCCGACGGGCAGCGTGCTCGACGTCGACGTGTAGTCGATGACCGCCTCGGGGGTGAACACCGACTTCCACAGGTCGAAGTCGTTCGTGTCCACGCCACGGGCATACCGCGCCAGCTGCTCCTGGATCTCGAGCTTGTCGGCGAGCGCCTGCAGGTCCATCGATGCTCCTCGTAATGTTCGCCAGAGGCGCGAGGAAGAGCGTTTTCGCCCCTCCTCCGCCCCTCCGGCCGACGGTCAGCTGACGGTCAGGCCGTTGTCGACGGCGTAGACGGCGCCGGTGATCGACTTCGCCTCGCCCGACGCGAGGAAGGCGAACAGCGCCGCGATCTCCTCGGGCATGGCGACGCCGCGGTAGCCGGCCATCCGGCGGGCGAGGTCCGGGTCCCGGTCCTCGGGGAACGTCACGGTTCTGGCGATGTTGGTCAGGGTGCCGGCCGGCGCGATCGCGTTCACCCGCAGCGGCGTCTTGATGAACTCGACCGCGAGCGACTTCGTCAGCTGGATGAGGCCGCCCTTGCTCGCGGCGTAGGCCGCCGAGTAGGGAACGCCCTGGACCCCGGCGTTGGACGCGATGTTGATGATCGTGCCGCCGGCCGCCAGCAGGTGCGGGATCGCGGCCTGCGACAGGAAGAACGGGCCGTCGAGGTTCACCGCCAGCGTCCGCCGGTACAGCTCGACCGACGTCTCGGTGGTGTGCGCCGGGCGGTAGATCCCGGCGACGTTGCCCAGTACGTCGAGGCGCCCGAACTCCGACACCGCCGCCGCCACCGCCTCGGCGCACGCGGCCGGGTCCGCGACGTCGACGACCCGGACCGACACCGTCCCGCTCGCCAACCCCTTGGTCTCGGCCAGTGAGCCCTCGTCGATGTCGACCGCGAGCACCGACGCGCCCTCGCTCGCCAGCCGGATGGTGATGGCGCGGCCCATGCCGGACCCAGCGCCGGTGATGAGCGTCACCTTGCCGTCGAACCGTCCCGTCATGGCCGTGTTCTACCTCACGAAGTCCGACGGGCGCACCCGTTGGCGAAGTTTGACGTCGAAGTCGACACTTTGCGAACCTGTCGCTGGCGCCACGCAACGATGCTGCTCAGGACCGTCGTGGCCCGACGAGCGGATCGAGGTACTGGACCATGCTGCTGGAGCTGACCCCTGACCAGGAGGTCTTCCGGGAGGCGACCGCGCGCTTCCTGACCGACCGGGTGCCCCCGGACGTGATCCGCCGGCTGCGTGACGATCCGGCCGGCTTCTCGGCGGACTACTGGAGCGCCGGGGCGGAGCTCGGCTGGACCTCCCTGCTCGTCAGCGAGGAGCAGGGCGGCGGCTCGATCAGCGGCGGACCGCTCGTCGACCTGTCCATCCTCGCCCACGAGTTCGGCGCCCGTGCCGCCCCCGGGCCGCTCGCCGCGGCCAACGTCGTCGCGCTCGCGCTGTCGACCTGGGGCGGCGACGCGCACGCGGAGACGCTGGACGCTGTCCTGTCCGGCGCGTCGCTGGCCACCTGCGCGCTCGGCGAGCCCGGGGTGCCCGGCGAGCCGGCTGGCGTGACGGTCCAGGTCCGCGCCGACGGCGGCGACGTCGTCCTCGACGGCACCGCCCGCCCGGTCGAGTCGGCCGCGCGGGCCGCCCACATCCTCGTCACCGCGCGGGTCGCCGGCACCGCCGGCTTCGCCCAGGTGCTGGTACCGGCCGACGCCACCGGGATGACCGTCACCCCGATGCGCTCCGCCGATCTCACCCGCCGGTTCGGGGTCGTCCAGTTCGAGGGGGTCCGGCTGCCCGCCGCGGCTGTCGTCGGTGAGTTCGGCGAGGTCGGCGAGCAGGTCGAGCGCCAGTTCCAGGCCGTCCTGGCGCTGAGCTGCGCGGAGAGCGTCGGCGCGATGCAGACCGCGTTCGACCTGGCCGTGCGGTGGGCGTTCGAGCGGTACTCGTTCGGCCGGCCGCTCGCGTCCTACCAGGAACTCAAGCACCGGTTCGCCGACATGAAGACGTGGCTGGAGGCGTCGCACGCGATCACCGACCGGGCGACGGCCGCGATCGACGCCGGCGCGCCCGAGGCGGCCGAGCTGGTCAGCGCCGCGAAGGCCTACATCGGCGACTACGGCGCCGAGCTGGTCCAGGACTGCGTCCAGATCCATGGCGGTATCGGCCTGACCTTCGAGCACGACCTGCACTTCTATCTGCGCCGGGTCACGCTGAACCGCGCGCTGCACGGCAACCCGGCGAGCCACCGGGCCCGCGTCACCGGCATCTTCGAGAACCTCAAGGAGCTCGCGTGAGCACGTCCGCCGCCGCAGGCGCGGCCAAAGGCACAGCCGCAGCCGCAGGCGAGAGCGTCGAAGACTTCCGGGCCAGGGCGCGCGTCTGGATCCGTGCCAACCTGCGGCCGCTGGAGGTGCACGAGGAGGTCGGCATTCTGCGGGTGACGCGGACCGACGAGGAGGAGCTGGCCGCCGCCGCCCGGGAGCGGGAGGTGCAGCGGATGCTCTTCGACAACGGCCTCGCTGGCATCTGCTTCCCGGCCGAGTACGGCGGGCTGGGCCTCACCGTCGCCCATCAGCGGGCGTTCGACGAGGAGATCGACGGCTATGAGTACCCGCAGCGCATCCAGGTGCCGACGCTGACGCCGTGCGCGGCGGTGCTGCTGGAGTTCGGCACCGAGGAGCAGAAGCTCGCCCACATCCCCGCCATGCTGAAGGGCGAGGAGATCTGGATGCAGTTCCTGTCCGAGCCGTCCAGCGGCTCGGACGTGGCGGCGGCGCTCACCTCCGCGGTCCGCGACGGCGACGACTGGCTGCTCAACGGCTCGAAGATCTGGACGACCGGCGCCTGGTGGTCCGACTGGGCCCTGTGCCTGGCCCGGACGAACTGGGACGTCCCCAAGCACCGCGGCCTCACGGTCTTCATCCTGCCGCTCACCGCCCAGGGCGTCGACGTGCAGCGGATCGAGATGCTCAACGGGCTGAAGGAGTTCTGCCAGGAGTTCATGACCGACGTCCGGGTGCCCGACTCCGACCGCATCGGAGCCGTCGACGACGGCTGGACGATCGGCACCCGCTGGATGTTCCACGAGCGGATGGCCAGCAACTCGCCGTACGTCACCAGCCCCGGCACGAGCGCGCACCACCGGATCGGGCCCGACTGGCTGCTCGACATCGCCCGCGACGCCGGCCGGCTCGAGGACCCGGTGGTGCGGGACCTGATCGGCGAGAGCCGGGTGCTGGACCTGGTCGGGAGCGCGCTGCAGCCGCGGCTCGCCGTCGGCATGACGACCGGCAAGCTGTCGGACCAGTCGGCGGCGATCGCGCGGCTGTTCGCCGGCGTCACCGCGACCCAGCACATGACCAACGCGTTCGACATCGTCGGCGACCGGGGCGCGGCCTGGGTGGAGAGTGACGGCGCCGTGTTCGACGTTGGCCAGGACTTCCTGATGCGCCAGACCGCGACGATCGGCGGCGGCACCACCGAGATGGCCCGCAACGTCATCAGCGAGCGGGTTCTCGGCATGCCCCGCGAGGCCGCGCTCGACCGGGGCCTGGCGTTCCGCGACGTCCCCCGCGGCGCCCGCAACAGCTGAGGCGGGGAAAGGCGAGGCGGGGGCGCGAAACACGCCCCCGCCCGTCAGCGGATCCTGGCCATCTCCCAGCCGGTCGGCTGCTTCCCGGTTAGTCGATCGCGGTGACCGCCGCGACCTGCTCCGCGGCCGTCCGCTCGGACGCGACCCGCGGCGCGGGCATGGCCGAGACGCCCGGGGCCGGGACAACCTGAGCCGGGACAGCCGGGACAGCCGGGGCCGGGGCGTCCGCGATCCTGCGCGGGAGGGCGAGGGCGATGACGCAGCTCGCCAGCGCCGCCCCGCCACCGATCAGCAGGCCGACCCGCAGGCCGCTCTCCGACGGGAGAACCGCCGAGCCGACCGTGGTCGTCATGCTCGACATCACCGTGCCAAGCACCGCGCTCGCGCCGGAGGTGCCGATCGAGCGCATCAGCGTGTTCAGGCCGTTCGCGGCCGCGCCCTCCTCGGCCGGCACCGACCGCATGATCAGGGTGGGCATCGCCGCGTACGAGAGGCCGACGCCGGCGCTGATCACGGCGCAGAACGCGAGCACCCCGGCGGGGCTGCCCATCAGCGGGAGCGCGAGCACGTAGCCGGCGGCCACGACGACGGCGCCGGCGGCCAGGGCGACCCGCGGGCCGCGCCCGGAGATCAGCCGACCGGCGAACGGCGAGACGACCATCATCGCGAGGCCCGCCGGCGCCATCCACAGTCCGGTGGCGAGCAGCGACTGGCCGAGGCCGTAGCCCGTGGCCTTCGGCAGCTGCATCAGCTGCGGAGCGATCAGCGACTGCGCGTACATCCCGAAGCCCAGCGCCACGGAAGCGATGTTGGTGAGCAGCACGGGGCGCCGGCTCATGGTGCGCAGGTCGATCAGCGGGCTGTCGACGCGCAGCTCGAACGCGCCCCAGGCGAGCAGGACGACGACGCCACCGGCGAGCAGGCCCAGCGTGGTGAGGCTCGCCCAGCCCCAGTCGCCGCCCTTCGACACGGCGAGCAGCACGCCGACCAGACCGACCGACAGCAGGACCGTGCCCGGCACGTCGAAGCCACCGACGCCGCGCACCGGCGACTCGGGGACCAGGACGGCGACGAGGGCGCCCAGCAGCAGGCCGATCACGGCGGAGCCCCAGAACAGCACGTGCCAGTCGGCGTTCTGGGCGACCACCGCGCCGATCGGCAGGCCGAGCGCGCCGCCGACGCCGAGCGAGGAGCTCATGATCGCCATCGCGGAGACCATCCGCTTGGGCGGCAGCAGGTCGCGCAGGATGCTCACGCCGAGCGGGATGGTGGCGAAGCCGATGCCCTGCAGCCCGCGGCCCACGACCATCGGCACGATCGACGAGCTCAGCGCGCAGATCAGCGCGCCCACGGTCTGGGTGCCCAGGGCGATCAGCAACAGCCGCCGCTTGCCGAACAGGTCGCCGAGGCGGCCGAACAGCGGGTTGGCGATCGCCCCGACGAGCAGGGTGGCGGTGATCGCCCAGAAGGCGTTGGAGGACGAGGTGTGCAGCAGCGTCGGCAGCTTCGGGATCAGCGGCACCATCAGCGTCTGCATCAGCGACATCGCGGTGCCCGCGGCCGCGAGGACCGCGACGAGGGTGTTCGCCCGCGCCGTGCGACCCGCCACGCTGGCCGGGGCGGTGCCGGTGGTCTTGCTGGCGCTCATGGGCCCTCCCGTTGGTGCGGCACCATAGATATGCACGATGCACATAATATGTATCACGCACATTCGAGAAGCGAAAGCGCCACCGGCCGCGACATGGGGTGACTTCGCCCACCCGACATGCCAGAATCCTGTTCTGATGACGCAGAACGCAGATCGGCTCCTGGCGGTGACGCCGGGTTCCCCGCCTTCCGAGGCGCCGGGCGGCACGCCCGCGGCGACACCGGGCGACCCGTCCGTGGCGGCACCGGGTATCCAGTCCCAGCCGGCCGGCGACGTCGCCGCCCGCACGGCGGCGCGCACGCTCGCCGCGCGCACCGCCGGCTACACGAACGAGGTGCGCCGGCTGCTCGACGCCGGTTTAGAGGTGATCCGGCGCAACGGCATCTCATCACGCCCCCGGGTCGCCGACATCGTCGCCGAGGCGGGACTGTCCAACGACGCGTTCTACCGCCACTTCCCGTCCAAGGACGCGCTGGTCACCGCGCTGATCGAGGACGGGAGCGAGCGGCTGGCCAGCTACACCGCCCACCAGATGAGCAAGGAGCCGACGCCCGCGGGCCAGGTGCGCCGCTGGGTGGAGGCCGTGCTCGGGCAGGCCAGGGGCGAGGTGGCCGCGTCGACGCTGGCCGTGATGTGGAACGGGAGCAGCACCAGGAACGCCACTCCCGGCCTCCACCCGGCCGCCGGGTCGATGTCGGTGCTGCTGCGCGCGCCGTTCGCCGCGCTGGGCAGCGGGCACCCCGAGCCGGACGCGACGCTGGCCGCGTTCGCCGTCTTCGGCGCGTTGTCGGACTTCCTGTGGCGACGGAACGAACCCACCGACGCCGAGATCGACCAGGTCACCGCCTTCTGCCTGCGGGCGGCCCAACCACCGATTCCCCAGCCCAGTCAGGGAGCGCACTCATGAAGGCTGTCCGTTCGGCGGGCGGCGCCGTGTCGGTCATCGACGTCGACCTACCGCCAGGCGAGGGCGACGAGCTGTTGACGATGAAGTCCGCGAGCATCTGCAGCTCGGACCTCATGTACCTCAGATACGGCCTGAGCCAGGTCGTCGGCCACGAGCTCGCCGGAGTCCGCGCCGACGGCACGCCGGTCATCGTCGAGGCGGTGTTCGGCTGCGGCACGTGCGACCAGTGCCAGATCGGCCGGTACAACCTCTGCCCAGTCCATTTCACCCGAGCGCTGGGCGCCAACGCCGACGGCGGCATGGCCGAGCAGTTCCGCGCCCCGAGCCCCCGGCTCGTGCCGGTCCCCGACGGGCTCGCCGTCACGGACGCCTCCCTCGCCGAGCCGGCCGCCGTCTCCTGGCACGCGCTGCGCCTCGCCGGCACCGGCAAGGACACCAGCGTGGCGGTCGTCGGCGCGGGCGCTCTCGGCCTGCTGGCCGTCGCCGGTGCCCGCAGGCTCGGCGCCCCCGAGGTCACGCTCGACGCGCGCCACCGCCACCAGGCCGAGGCGGGTGAGCGCCTGGGTGCGCGGATCGGCGCGGACGGCCGCTACGACGTCGTCCTCGACGCCGCCGGCACCACGGAGAGCCTCGCCCGCGCGATCGAGCTCGTCGGCCCGCGCGGAACCGTGGTCTCGGTCGCCGTCCACATGGGCCCGGTCGAGATCGCCTGGAGCACCCTGTTCCACCTGGAGGCCCGCGTCATCCCGTCCGTGGGCTACTGCACGCACGACGACGGCGCTGGCGGTAGCGTGACCGAGCTGGCGGAGGTCGCGGCAATGCTGGCGGAGAATCCCGAAATCCCCAAGACGCTGATCACGCACCGGTTTCCGCTCGAGGACGCCGCCGAGGCGTTCCGGGTGGCGGGCGACAAGACGACAGGCGCTATCCGAG of the Pseudofrankia saprophytica genome contains:
- a CDS encoding TetR/AcrR family transcriptional regulator, which gives rise to MTQNADRLLAVTPGSPPSEAPGGTPAATPGDPSVAAPGIQSQPAGDVAARTAARTLAARTAGYTNEVRRLLDAGLEVIRRNGISSRPRVADIVAEAGLSNDAFYRHFPSKDALVTALIEDGSERLASYTAHQMSKEPTPAGQVRRWVEAVLGQARGEVAASTLAVMWNGSSTRNATPGLHPAAGSMSVLLRAPFAALGSGHPEPDATLAAFAVFGALSDFLWRRNEPTDAEIDQVTAFCLRAAQPPIPQPSQGAHS
- a CDS encoding zinc-dependent alcohol dehydrogenase encodes the protein MKAVRSAGGAVSVIDVDLPPGEGDELLTMKSASICSSDLMYLRYGLSQVVGHELAGVRADGTPVIVEAVFGCGTCDQCQIGRYNLCPVHFTRALGANADGGMAEQFRAPSPRLVPVPDGLAVTDASLAEPAAVSWHALRLAGTGKDTSVAVVGAGALGLLAVAGARRLGAPEVTLDARHRHQAEAGERLGARIGADGRYDVVLDAAGTTESLARAIELVGPRGTVVSVAVHMGPVEIAWSTLFHLEARVIPSVGYCTHDDGAGGSVTELAEVAAMLAENPEIPKTLITHRFPLEDAAEAFRVAGDKTTGAIRVVVEL
- a CDS encoding nuclear transport factor 2 family protein — encoded protein: MDLQALADKLEIQEQLARYARGVDTNDFDLWKSVFTPEAVIDYTSTSSTLPVGKRDEMAAWLERGLGQTPWKIHYVTNVEIDLDGDRAKVIAQFYNPMQLPGLAEPSFCGGYYFHDFVRTPDGWKSEKLTEKLVWFVNKPADVR
- a CDS encoding SDR family NAD(P)-dependent oxidoreductase codes for the protein MTGRFDGKVTLITGAGSGMGRAITIRLASEGASVLAVDIDEGSLAETKGLASGTVSVRVVDVADPAACAEAVAAAVSEFGRLDVLGNVAGIYRPAHTTETSVELYRRTLAVNLDGPFFLSQAAIPHLLAAGGTIINIASNAGVQGVPYSAAYAASKGGLIQLTKSLAVEFIKTPLRVNAIAPAGTLTNIARTVTFPEDRDPDLARRMAGYRGVAMPEEIAALFAFLASGEAKSITGAVYAVDNGLTVS
- a CDS encoding SDR family NAD(P)-dependent oxidoreductase; amino-acid sequence: MINVLDLFRLDGRVAVVTGASSGLGAGFARALGQAGADVVLAARRADRLDKIAEEVRATGRRALTVATDVSDPDQCTALAEAAVAEFGRVDILVNNAGIGTAVPALREKPDEFRQVIDVNLNGAYWAAQACARVMRPGSSIINISSVLGLVKSYAPQAAYAASKAGLIGLTRDLAQQWSGRKGIRVNAIAPGYFASEMTADIPQDQLMTFITNTSPLGRLGEQHELDAAVVFLAGDGASFITGTTLAVDGGMSGH
- a CDS encoding MFS transporter, producing MSASKTTGTAPASVAGRTARANTLVAVLAAAGTAMSLMQTLMVPLIPKLPTLLHTSSSNAFWAITATLLVGAIANPLFGRLGDLFGKRRLLLIALGTQTVGALICALSSSIVPMVVGRGLQGIGFATIPLGVSILRDLLPPKRMVSAMAIMSSSLGVGGALGLPIGAVVAQNADWHVLFWGSAVIGLLLGALVAVLVPESPVRGVGGFDVPGTVLLSVGLVGVLLAVSKGGDWGWASLTTLGLLAGGVVVLLAWGAFELRVDSPLIDLRTMSRRPVLLTNIASVALGFGMYAQSLIAPQLMQLPKATGYGLGQSLLATGLWMAPAGLAMMVVSPFAGRLISGRGPRVALAAGAVVVAAGYVLALPLMGSPAGVLAFCAVISAGVGLSYAAMPTLIMRSVPAEEGAAANGLNTLMRSIGTSGASAVLGTVMSSMTTTVGSAVLPSESGLRVGLLIGGGAALASCVIALALPRRIADAPAPAVPAVPAQVVPAPGVSAMPAPRVASERTAAEQVAAVTAID
- a CDS encoding acyl-CoA dehydrogenase family protein; amino-acid sequence: MSTSAAAGAAKGTAAAAGESVEDFRARARVWIRANLRPLEVHEEVGILRVTRTDEEELAAAAREREVQRMLFDNGLAGICFPAEYGGLGLTVAHQRAFDEEIDGYEYPQRIQVPTLTPCAAVLLEFGTEEQKLAHIPAMLKGEEIWMQFLSEPSSGSDVAAALTSAVRDGDDWLLNGSKIWTTGAWWSDWALCLARTNWDVPKHRGLTVFILPLTAQGVDVQRIEMLNGLKEFCQEFMTDVRVPDSDRIGAVDDGWTIGTRWMFHERMASNSPYVTSPGTSAHHRIGPDWLLDIARDAGRLEDPVVRDLIGESRVLDLVGSALQPRLAVGMTTGKLSDQSAAIARLFAGVTATQHMTNAFDIVGDRGAAWVESDGAVFDVGQDFLMRQTATIGGGTTEMARNVISERVLGMPREAALDRGLAFRDVPRGARNS
- a CDS encoding acyl-CoA dehydrogenase family protein; translation: MLLELTPDQEVFREATARFLTDRVPPDVIRRLRDDPAGFSADYWSAGAELGWTSLLVSEEQGGGSISGGPLVDLSILAHEFGARAAPGPLAAANVVALALSTWGGDAHAETLDAVLSGASLATCALGEPGVPGEPAGVTVQVRADGGDVVLDGTARPVESAARAAHILVTARVAGTAGFAQVLVPADATGMTVTPMRSADLTRRFGVVQFEGVRLPAAAVVGEFGEVGEQVERQFQAVLALSCAESVGAMQTAFDLAVRWAFERYSFGRPLASYQELKHRFADMKTWLEASHAITDRATAAIDAGAPEAAELVSAAKAYIGDYGAELVQDCVQIHGGIGLTFEHDLHFYLRRVTLNRALHGNPASHRARVTGIFENLKELA